A stretch of Lactuca sativa cultivar Salinas chromosome 6, Lsat_Salinas_v11, whole genome shotgun sequence DNA encodes these proteins:
- the LOC111895207 gene encoding uncharacterized protein LOC111895207 yields MPKYAKFLKELLNNRRKMEEVKEVVLNENCSATMLNKLPKKKGDPGSLTLPCQFGNLATIPALVDSGASVNLMPYSFFKKLDLPEPRPIRIAIHLANKTVTFP; encoded by the coding sequence ATGCCAAAATACGCCAAGTTTCTCAAAGAGCTTCTAAATAATAGAAGgaagatggaggaagtgaaggaAGTAGTTCTTAATGAGAATTGCTCAGCAACCATGTTAAACAAGCTACCGAAGAAGAAGGGTGACCCGGGAAGCTTAACTTTGCCTTGCCAATTTGGGAATTTGGCCACCATTCCTGCTTTGGTTGATTCGGGAGCAAGTGTGAATCTCATGCCTTATTCatttttcaagaaattagatCTCCCGGAACCAAGGCCAATTCGAATAGCAATACACTTAGCAAATAAAACAGTCACATTTCCATGA